In Zingiber officinale cultivar Zhangliang chromosome 1A, Zo_v1.1, whole genome shotgun sequence, a genomic segment contains:
- the LOC122036637 gene encoding vicilin-like seed storage protein At2g18540 produces the protein MDSIRGQPKQVIYQDISPLTEHTETVESHVLRVHLPDFRSEDIRVRIDKNSMKLLVRCMKPLAQTTVARVELDLDVPKDADVGQIRGGFEQGWLSLSMPKKRITQDPDRKEEEEMPKEKAENGETKKAESGERKKEEKLTPKEKAESGESKKKEEPMPKDEQKKSKEEEEGMPKEPDSPKEKIEKDKTEEKAKEGSLPEDKPTVGADNREQERKKQLDKAKSKNDTTEEAAPSMYGEKPKACRKRERGEGRWEGANWRNKIEEIEEYWLDGGLVDKLMKSFESKKKLIYAAAVGFSVGFFVAQKLRSRST, from the exons ATGGATAGCATCAGAGGACAGCCCAAGCAAGTGATTTACCAGGATATATCGCCCCTGACCGAACATACTGAAACTGTCGAGAGTCATGTTCTCCGTGTTCATCTTCCAG ATTTCAGGTCTGAAGACATCAGGGTCCGGATCGACAAGAACTCCATGAAGCTGTTGGTGAGGTGCATGAAGCCTCTGGCTCAAACCACCGTCGCCCGAGTCGAGTTAGATCTTGACGTTCCTAAGGATGCAGACGTCGGACAAATCAGAGGGGGTTTTGAACAAGGATGGCTGTCACTGTCCATGCCGAAGAAGAGGATTACGCAGGATCCTGATaggaaagaggaggaagaaatgcCAAAGGAGAAGGCAGAGAATGGAGAAACGAAGAAGGCAGAGAGTGgagaaaggaagaaggaagaaaaactcACCCCGAAAGAGAAGGCAGAGAGTGGAgaaagcaagaagaaagaagagCCCATGCCAAAAGATGAGCAGAAgaaaagcaaagaagaagaagaaggcatgCCCAAGGAACCAGACTCGCCCAAGGAAAAGATTGAGAAAGATAAAACAGAGGAGAAGGCAAAAGAAGGAAGCTTGCCAGAGGACAAACCTACTGTTGGTGCCGACAACAGGGAGCAGGAACGTAAGAAGCAATTGGACAAGGCAAAGAGTAAAAATGATACTACAGAAGAAGCAGCACCTTCCATGTACGGAGAGAAGCCAAAGGCTTgcagaaagagagagagaggagaaggaaggtggGAAGGTGCGAATTGGAGGAACAAAATCGAGGAGATAGAAGAGTACTGGCTTGACGGTGGACTGGTGGATAAGTTGATGAAGAGCTTTGAGAGTAAGAAGAAGTTGATCTATGCAGCAGCTGTCGGCTTCTCAGTGGGCTTCTTTGTGGCTCAGAAGCTGAGGTCAAGAAGCACATGA